In the genome of Sulfurimonas autotrophica DSM 16294, the window ATTATGAGAAGAATTATTTTACTAACAGTTTTACTAACAAACCTGGCATTTGCATCTGTAAAAGTAGATACAACCTACTCGACAGCAGGTGCTGTTGCACAAAAAATCGGAGGTGATTTGGTACATGTAACGGTTCTTGGCAGCCCAAAATATGATCCGCATTTTATAGTGCCAAAACCTTCTCTTATTTCAAAACTCCGTCGGGCGGATCTGCTCATCATAAACGGCGGAGGATTGGAACTAGGCTGGCTGCCACCGCTATTGCGTGCTGCAAACAATGCCAAAATTCAAAACGGGGCCAAAGGCTTTTTGGATATGTCTCATTTTGTGCATATGATAGACGTTCCGGCTTCTATTTCTCGTGCCTTTGGAGATGTGCATGCACAGGGTAATCCCCACTATACAACAGACCCTTATGTCATAGTGCCAATGGCAAAGGCAATAGCGCAAAAACTCTCTCAAATAGACCCGCAACACCAAAAAAGCTATGAAGCCAATTTGAAAAAATTCACAAATGAATGGCAAACGTATTTAAACAAACTTGATGCGAAGATGCTTACATGTAAAGATAAAAAAGTTGTGCAATACCATGAACTTTTTAACTATTTTTTAAAGCGATACAACTATAAAATTTATGGAACAATTGAGCCGCTTCCGGGGATTGCACCAAGCTCAAAGCACACGATAGAGCTTATAAATATTATGAGAGAAAATGGTGTGAAAAAGATTCTGCAGGATGTTTACCATGAGCGTAAAACGGCACAATTTATAGCGGCTAAAACCGGTGCAAAAGTCCTGATAATTCCACATGATCTGGGTGCTGATGGCAGTAAAACACTGCAAGAGTTTTATAACAAAATCGCTAACAGAATATGTCAATAGTAGAGTTATTGTGGCCGGCCTTTGTGCTGGCCATTGCCTTGGTATTTATTCACTCCATCTTTGGTTTGGAGATTATTAAACGGGGTGTAATTTTCACAGACTTGGCTATAGGACAGATAGCGGCTATCGGGATGGCATTGAGCGTTGCCTTTATGGACTCACAGTATCAAAACATTATGACGCTTTTATTTGCACTTTTAGCAGCTGCTATTATTACCTGGGCTACAAAAAAAGTACAAAAAATCGAAGCTTTTATAGGGCTCTTGTATGCGCTTGGTATCTCTTCTATTATGCTTATACTTGCACAAAGTGCAGAGGGAACGGAGCTTTTTTCTAAGTTAAGTGCGGCCGATATTCTTTTTACTTCAAGTGATGATCTTTTAAAAAGCCTTTTGTTATATGGTGGTGTGGCATTTGTTATGTTTATTGTATATCCAAGACTTAGCGGAGTAAAAAAAGAGTTTCTATTTTTTGTAATGCTTGCTCTTACTGTGACATCCTCTGTACAATCAGCAGGTGTGTTAGTCGTTTTTGCGCTCTTGATTGCCCCTTCATATGCCGGACTTGCACAAATGAAAATGAATGCGCTTTTGTTTGCCTGTTTGTTTGGTTCACTGAGCATCATTTTGGCATTGTTTGGCTCGTATTATTTGGATTTGCCTACAGGTTATGCTATTATATTTGTAACTGTTTTATTTTCACTTGTTTTTGTTATAGTTTCAAGTATAATAAAAGAGACACAAGCGAAGGTAAACAATGAAGAGTAAAATATTGGTTGGGTTACAGTTTTTTATCATATTTTTAATGATTTTACCTTTGGGAACAAAGACTCAGCATCTATATCTTGGTTCATTGATTTTAATTTTTGGAATAATTATAGGGCTTTTGGCACTTAAAGAACATAAGAGCGGAAACTTTAATATTCGCCCCGATATAAAAGAAAACTGTGAATTGGTTACGAGTGGTATTTACACTTATGTAAGACATCCGATGTATCTTAGTGTACTATTGAGTATGTTTGGGTTAGCTGTGATTTATTTCACCTATTATGAATTTGCACTGCTTGTAATACTACTTATAACACTTTTGGTAAAACTATTTTATGAAGAGAGTTTATGGAAGTGTCACAACCCGGCTTATATTGAGTATTTACAAAAAACAAAACGATTGCTACCTTTCGTTTTTTAAATAAAGGTTTATGAGATGGATATAACTTTACTAATAAAATCTATAGCTGCTCTGATCGGAGCATTCGCTATTTTAATCATTCTATATTTTTATCTTTCACATACAAAAAAATTTGCTAAAAAAATACAAAATATACCTGAAGAACAGCCTGATTTAAGCACACTGCTTGAAGTTATAAAAGATAAAAAATCGACAACGCAGGAGCTCAAAGAAGCAGTTGATTTGATTTTAAAGTATTATTGGAAAATCCCTAAAAAGTTAGGTATGCGAGTAAATCCAAAATTTGAAATATATTCAGAACTACTGCTAAGAATTTGTCAGCACCCAAATACAAACAAAGACATCATTTTGAAGCTTGATAAAGAGCTGGAGAGATTTAACCCCCAGTATAAATTGGAGTTGGATGATTCTTTGACAAAGGGACTAAATACCAGAGCTATTTAGCTGTATAGGCTCTCTTTTATGACTCACAGATTGTGTCTTTGGGCAGTGAAATATAAAAACAGCTTCCTTTACTGTTACTCTCCCAGGAGAGTCTGCCGCCAAGATGTTTTTCTACAATTATTCTTGACATATATATGCCTAAACCTGTGCCATTTTTAGATTTTGATGTCACATAAGGCTCTCCGAGTTTTTTGAGTATTTCGGGTTTTATGCCTCCGCCGTTGTCGCAAATTTTCAAGAGAATCTCTTTTTTCTTTTTTATAACATCTATGCTGATATTTCCGTCTTGTGCTCTGTGCTCTTTGATGGCATCTTTGGCATTGTTAATTATATTTATAAGCACCTGCAGCAGTTGATTTTGATACGTGCATAACTCAATATCGCTTTTTTTAGGCAGTGTTAAACTGATTGCATTATTCTGTAAAGATTTTTCAATCAGATGGGTAAGTTTTTCTAAAATGACATCTATTTTAATAAACTCTCTATTTTTGTCAGGTTTGAAAAAATTTCTAAAATCATCTATGGTGTGTGAGAGATATTGCGTTTGCTCATTGAGCGTATGTATGAGATCGTGCAGAGATTTTGCATCAACACTTCTCTGCAGTTCTATTTGTGCTTGAATATTGTTTGCGACCATAGAAATAACACTCAAAGGCTGTCTCCATTGATGGGCTATCATTGAGAGCATATCTCCCATTGCAGCCTGGCGGGATTGTGCGACCATGAGTTCATCTTTTTTTTGTATATCGGTTATATCAACTATTGCGATAAGATATAAAATTTCACTACTGTTGCCCTCCTCATCGAGCTTAACGGCATCAAGAATTCCGACTCTTCTCTCTTTTGATTTTGTGGTAATGCATTGTTGCTGTTTTGGCAGTTTTGTAGGCTCTTTGTAGTACTGCTTTATACTTTTTATACTGTCTGCATCTTCATTGACAAAAAGTTTTTCCACCATTTTGTCAATTGTCGGGATTTCTTCCAGGGTATAGCCTGTGTTGTCCTGGAAAATTTTGTTAAGTATTAAAATATCTCCGTCTGTGTTGTAAAGCATAGTCGGAATCGGCGTAAACTCTATGATTCTTTGAAATCTGTTTTTTTCAATCTCTATCTGGTACATTAAAAGCTTGAGTTGTGATATGTCACGGATTATTTTCAGTAAGTAGAGCGGTTTTTTCTGCTCATCAAGTAAAAGTACGACAGCCAGACTCACCCAGATGATATTGCCGTTTTTATGCACATAGCGTTTTTCGATATGATAAGACTTTTTTTCTCCTTTATGCAGTTGCTCTATCATATGCATGTCGGTATCTCTGTCCTGGGGGAAGGTAATGTCGAAAACATGCATATTTTGAAACTCTTCTTTTGTATATCCTAAAAGTTTTGAGAGGTATTCGTTGGTGTCTATCCATCTGCCATCAAGAGAGACATGAGCTATACCAATGTCTGCTTCTTCAAAGGTCAGTTTGTAAAGATGTTCCTGCTCGAAAAGTTTTTCTGTGAGTGCTTCTTTGTCGGTGATGTCAATGCCGGAACTCAAAAGAGAAGTAAGTGTGCCGTTGTCATCTTTAATGTAGTTGTTTCTCCATGAAATGATATGCTCTTTGCCCTGTGCATCAATGATGATGTTTTTGTACTCTTTTAAAATATCTGTTTTTTCACTAATAAGTGAGTCAAAAACATTTTGGTTTTCCGGCTGTCTTGCTTTTGGTATGAAATTGTGTATAAAATTTTTGCCGATAATTTTTTCTTTTGGCAGTCCCAGCAGCTCGCAGCCGCTGTTGTTTATCATGTTGACACTGCCTGCTAAATCCAAAACCATTACAAGAGTGCCTGTTGTATTGACATATAAATTGGCAAGCCTGTGCTCATACTCAGCCTCTTGTTGCAGCTTTTTCTTCTCTGTAATATCACGAAAAGAGAGCACGGCTCCTTTTACTTTACCCTCTTCTATAATCGGGTTTTGCAATACTTCTACATTAAAACCTGTACTGTCTTTTTTGAAAAAGAAATCTTCTTTTCGCACGGAAAGACCGTCAACAAGATGAGTATGCAAAGTACATTCACTAAAAAGATAATGACTGCCGTCCGGTTTTGTGTGATGCCAGATTCTATGGGCATTTTTGCCCAAAAGCTCATCTTTGGTATAGCCCAGCATTTCAAGTGCGGCTGCATTGACAAAAGTATGCCTTCCCTCAAGATCAAGACCCATGATGCCGTCATGGGTGGAGTTGAGTATCAATGCAAGTTGTCTTTGCAGTTTTTGTTCATTGATGATGGAGACCTGGAGTTCTTCGTTTGAGCTTTGGAGCTCTTCATTGGATGTCTCAAGCTCTTCGTTGGCACTTTGGAGCTCTTCATTGGATCTTTGCAGCTCTTCGTTGAGCAGCTGCATATTCTCTTTTGATATACTCAACTCATCCAAAAGAGCATGGTAGTCCTCTTGGAGCTCTTTTACCCGGTTTGTAAGGTTTTCAACGACATAAGATTCATTTGGCAGTACAATTTCGCGAGTGTCAAACTCCAGACCATGTGCATTTAACTCCTGAAAATAGAGCAAAATAAACGGAGTGTTTTGTTTGTTTGCAAAAGGGGCGGCAATAACTTTGACAAAGGTCTGTTCTTTATTATCGAGTTTGACTTCAATAAATTTTGTACTGTGAAGTGTCGCTGTTTTGAGAGTTCGTTTGAGAATCTTTTTTACACTGTATCGAAGCTCTTTTTTCAGATTTTCAACAATATTTAAAGTCACAAAACCATCACCCAGTTCTAAAAAAGGATTGCTCCCCTGCTTATAAACAATAGTAAAATTTGTATCAACTATAATACATTCGTGAGAAAAGAGTTCAAAGACGGTGTTTGTTATTTCCTCTTTTATATTTATGTCTTTGAGTGTAGATGTTTTTATTCCTGTCTGGTTTTGTTTTGTATTTATATGTGAGGAAAAGTAATGCGAAGATATTCTCGGCGGATTCTGCAGTGCTTCTTTGACATAGACCTTATGTTCCTGATTTAAGGCTTTAAAATAATCTACACTCATGAGTGTAGATTCCGATGAACCCAAAAAGAGCAGCCCTTTGTCTTTGAGCGCATAATGAAAGAGCACAAAAAGCTCCTGCTGGACTTCTGGCAAGATATAGATGAGAAAATTTCTGCAGCTGATGATATCCTGCTTGATAAAAGGCGGGTCACTTAAAATATTGTGTTTGGTAAAAACAATCTGTGAGCGTATAAATTCTTTTATTTTGTATCCCTCATCCAGTGCGCTGAAATAGGTTTTAATAATTTTTTTATCTATTTTTTCAAGTAATTTTTTTGTGTATATACCCTTTTTTGCAATCTCAAGTGCTTTTTCATCAATGTCAGTGGCAAAAATATGAACACTGAAGTTTTTCTTGAGCTTTTTTTTGATTTGATCAATGATGATAGCCAAAGAGTAAGCCTCTTCACCGGTAGAACAGGCAATAGACCAGATTCTCAAGTCATAATGATCAGGCTTGTCCAAGAGATAATGCTCAAGATGCTGCTTGAATACTTCAAAAGATTCTTTATCTCTGAAAAACTCTGTCACTCCGATTAAAATATTTTGATACAGCAGGTAAAGTTCATCAGGATGTGTCTGAATATAATCAAAATACTCGTCGAGATCCGCACATTTGGTAAGCATCATACGTTTGTTCAACCGCCGCATAATGGTCTCTTTTTTGTATTTGTCGATGTCGAGACACTCTTTTTCTTCAAGAAGTTTTGTAATCTTCATCAAAGGCTCGGGCATTATATGTATAATGCTCTCAAGGTTTTCACCAATCTGTGCTACCTTAAGCACATAGTCAATATAGCCGCTTTGTATGGCATTTTTAGGCATATCGGCATATTGTGCTTCATCTGGGGACTGTGCAACGGTGATACCGCCGTTTTCTTTAATGGTTTTGACACCTGCTGTTGCGTCATGTCCTGCACCGCTGAGAACTATGCCTACACAGTTTTCTTTTTTATAACTGCTGAGTGCTTTGAAGAGTTCATCAACAGAGGGTGTGGGTGTATGCGGGGTTTTTGAAATTTTTTCAAGCAGCAGTTTATGTTTGGCATATGTCAGATTGTATCCGGGAGGAACAATATTTACACTGTTTGGCAGGAACGTGTATTTTTGGGAAATTGTAACTACCGGCATAGCAGTGTATGCTGTCAAAATTTCACCTAAGGCACTTTTTTTATGCGGGTCAAGGTGCTGTGCAATGATGTAAACATAACCTTCGTCTTGCGGCAACAGCGGCAATAGCTCTTTTAAGGCTTCTAACCCTCCGGCACTTGCACCTATGCCGATAAATACAGAATCTTTCATATGACACTCCAATATTTGTATATATTAGCATAATTTTGATAAGATTGGCGTATGATAAATTTAAAAGAGTTACAAGCATTAGCAAAAAAATTTAAAGTTCTATATGTAGAAGATGACATCTCCGTACAAAATGCACTGGCTGAGTATTTGAAAAATTTATTTTCTCAAGTGACAACCGCGAATGATGGAGAAGAGGGTCTGCAAACGTACAAAAAAGGGCAATATGACATAGTCATAACAGATTTGTCCATGCCTAAAATGAACGGTATAGAGATGTTGCAAAAGATTCGAGAGATAAATCCCTCTCAGGCTGTTTTGATTACAACTGCGCACAGCGGATCTGATTATATGTCACAGGCTATTAAAATAGGCGTGGATGGTTATATTGTGAAACCGTTTGATTATGAACAGCTTAATTATGAACTTTATAAAACAAGTGAAAAATTAGAAGTAATGCAAGAGAACGAGGCATACAAAAAAACTCTGCAGCGCATGGTGGAACAAAAAACAGCCGAGCTTAGTTCCATGATACATTTTCAGCATGATAATTATGAAAAAACACTCCTGGCTATGGTAAAACTCATAGAAGAGAGAGATACTTACACAGCCGGACACTCGCAAAGAGTTGCGAACTATTCTAAAATGATAGCCAAAGAGATGGATTGTAGCGAAGAAGAATGCGATCAGATTTACAGAGCCGGAATTTTGCATGATATCGGCAAAATCGTAACGCCGGATGTAGTGCTTTTAAAACCTAAAAAATTAAATGCTCTGGAATATAAACTGATTCAAGAACATCCCCAGGTCGGGTATAGACTTTTGGCAAATATCCCAATGTATAAAGATCTCGCCGATACGGTACGCGATCATCATGAACGCTGCGACGGCAGCGGATATCCGAGGGGCATTGAGGCGAATGAGATTGACAAACTTGCAAAAGTGATGATGATTGCGGATACCTTTGATGCCATGACAACCAACAGAATATATAAGGGTCGAAAAACATGTCAAGAGGCACTTGATGAAATACAAAGCCTTGGTACAAGCCAGTATGATTCTGATGCTGTCAAAGCAGCATTGCGAGTACTCAAAGATGTGGTTATTGCTGAAGATATAAATCAACTGCCCCATACCGAGATAGAAAAAGAGCGTTTTGCCTATTTTTACAAAGACAGCCTGACCGATTTGTACAATCAAAGTTATCTTGATGTTATTTTGAGCCAAAATTCTTATGATATAAAATATACAAAGCTGCATCTTCTACGGCTGAAAAATTTTTCGCGTTATAACAAAGATTCCGGATGGAAAAAAGGTGACGCAGTGTTAGAAAAAATTGCAAAATCTTTACAAAGATGTTTTGACTTATCTATGGTTTTTAGAATTTTTGGAGATGATTTTGCCATACTTGATAACGGAGAATGCAACATGACAGAAATAGAGCAGCAAATCAAAGAAATTTTGGCTGAAACTATCATAGAATCTGATATGCTGGAACTTTCTCTGGTTGCAAAAAAAACTATAACTGTAGATGATTTAGAAAAACTTTGATTATGCCTGCTGTCGTTTGTTAAATCCTGAAGTGCCCAGCTTTGCATTGGTTTGAAAATCATCTGCAAAAGGTTTAAGATAAGCCGGAACGGCTCTTCCTTTGAGTTTCATCATATCTTCCAGCATTGCATCGGCTACATTTTGTCTGTCAAGTTTTTTCACCTCACTCAGATAAGAAAACAGGAGTTCTCCCTGGCGTTGGAGTGAAATTTTCCAGGTAGAGTCTGTCTGCTCATAAATCCACAATCCAAAAGCATAAAAATTTTCATAAATGCTTGTCTCCTGCCAAAGCAGCAGCAGGCTTGTTTTAAAGTTTCCGCTGTTGTAGTAGAGGTCCCAAAACCTTGCAAAGCGTTTCATTATTTGAATATCAAGGAAACTGAGTTGATTATTTTTTAAAATATCATAAGGCGGAATATCGCTGTAAACCATACCCTCTTCTATATCATGGCGGTTGATCTGCGTGCCGGAGAGTTTTTTGAGGATGCCTATTTGAATTTCACAGCTGCTCATGCTCATCAGTTCATCTAAATTACGTCCAAAACTCTCTAAACTCTCGCCCGGCAGTCCAACAATCAAATCAAGATGAATATGTGCTGTTGTTTCATTTTCCAAGAAGCGAATATTATCTTTGATTTTATCAAGTTTGAGCTGTCTTGATATGTTGTTTGCAATTACAGGGTTGAGTGTCTGTATACCGATTTCAAGCTGCAAAGCACCGGGAGCAAAGCGTTTTATTTTTTCACGCAAAGATGCGGGGAAATGGTCGGGTATCACTTCAAAATGGGCAAAGTAGGGCGGCTCTTTTTCTAAAAAAAAGTCTAAGATTTTGTTTGCCGCTTTCATATTGAGGTTAAAGGTTCTGTCTACAAATTTAAAATTTCTCGCACCTCGCTCCCAGAGTTTTTCAAATTCGGCCAAAACTTCATCAAGCTCAAATGCCCGCACTTTCTCATCCATAGAAGAGAGGCAAAACTCACACTCAAAAGGGCAGCCTCGTGAAATTTCTACATAAATGTAACGGTTTTTGATGTCATCATCTGTATAGTACATGTAAGGCAGTTGTATCTCTTTGAGATTTGGCGCACTCATTTTGATGATTTTATCGACCTTTTCTTCATTGATGATTTTTTTACACAGTTCATAAAAAGCCAAGTCACCTTCACCCTGTATAATGTAGTCCGCGTCATCAAAATTTACACGAAAAGGCTGGTAGGTGACCTCGGGACCGCCAAGAATTATGCGTGTTTGAGGAGATACTTTTTTGATAATGTGAATAAGTTCATGTACCTCAGAAGCATTCCATATATAGACGCCTATGCCTATAATGTCGGGCTTGTTTATAAGCAGTTTTTCTGCAATTGTTTGAATGGCATCATTGATGCTGAATTCAAGTATATTTGTATTGTTTTTTAGTTCTTGCATATTCGCATAAAGGTAACGTAGACCGATAGCTGAATGGGTAAATCGTGAGTTTAAAGTGGTTAGTATAATTTTCATAAAGGAAGTGTAACATAGATTTTACAAAGATGGAGGAAAAACAGCCGAGAATAAAAAGGGGGAAAACTCGACCGTTTTAAAAATTTATAGGAGTATATATCTCTTTTATGAAAGGGGAAAACATAATTGAGATATAGAATTATATTTATTATAAGTTAATGTTAGGTAAATAGCGTAAAATCACCCCTTTTGTTCATACTCCTCAAGCATTAAATCTAAATCTTTAAAGAGTTCATGTGAAGCATTTTCCATCACTCTGAAATTATCAGTGATTATTTGAGGATGGTTCGCTTTTAATATACTGCCTTCCTTTACATATGCCATGTTCTTAGCAACGTTGTCATGGACAGTTGCATGCGGCACATCCATTTTTCTAAAGGCAGAGGTATTTCCGAAGCGCTCTTGACCGATACCTAAGTACCATTTCCCCATTCTACAGTGTTTATGGTCAGGGAACTCTTTGTCCGCATCTTCATTGAGCACGGTTGAATATGCATTTGATTTAAATAAAATATGGTCAACCTTTACAAGTGTCGTAAAGAGGCGGTTTTGGATTCCGATAGCTGTAGTGTGTGCTGAATTAGCCTGTTCATTAAGTTCTGAGAATGTATTTTCAAATTCATGAATTACTTCATTTGATTCTTGCGCAATTGTACTGATTTCATCAGAGTTGCCTCGCATATCGTTGGCTTCTTGCTGGAGCGTTGATATGTTGATTTCTATCTCCGTTGTTGCTTTTTGCGTACGTTCTGCAAGTTTTCTTACTTCATCGGCAACGACGGCAAAACCGCGTCCATGCTCACCGGCACGCGCTGCTTCTATGGCAGCATTGAGTGCAAGCAGATTTGTCTGGTCCGCTATATCTTTAATCAGACCTACAACTTCTGAAATATCACGTGAACGGCCTTCCAGGTTGACGATACCCTCATGTGAAGAGGAGATAAGCTCAACAAGAGTGTTGAGTCTTTGGCCTATTTCAAGAACGCTGTTGAGACTTCCTGTTGCCTGTTCTGCCGTTTGTTGTGAAACATCGACAATCTCTTTCGCTTCATTCGATGAACTTGTTAAATCTGTTTGAATGATAGCAAGACCTTCTCCTATACCACCACCAAGGTTTGTAAACTCATGTGAAAGCTCGCCAAGCATTTTTGTTCTATAACCGTTTGCAATAGATTTGATGGCTTTTTTGACTTTTTCTGAAGTATTATGAAAGAGCCCGTGTAGCCCTTGCGGATAGGTATGTCTGTATGTTTTCCCGACAGAAGCAGCTTCTATAGTAGTTTCGGTATCGCGCATAAATGCTTCTATTTGGTCAAGCATATTATTAACCGCCCAGGCAATTTTGGCATCACGTGAGTCATCATTTGGAATGTGTGTGATACGTCCTTCGAGTTTTCCCTGTGCCGCATCTGTTAAAATTTTTTCTGCATTATCTAAGATAGTTGAGTTTTTAGCAGTTGCGGCACTCGGAATAAAAAGTGTTGCAATGACTATAATGAAAACAAGTGCCCCTAAAATGTAACTTGCACTAAAAAGAGCATAAATGCCAACGCCGATAAGACTTGCAAAAAGTACAAGTGCCTGATTATTTTTGAAGA includes:
- a CDS encoding PAS domain S-box protein, which translates into the protein MKDSVFIGIGASAGGLEALKELLPLLPQDEGYVYIIAQHLDPHKKSALGEILTAYTAMPVVTISQKYTFLPNSVNIVPPGYNLTYAKHKLLLEKISKTPHTPTPSVDELFKALSSYKKENCVGIVLSGAGHDATAGVKTIKENGGITVAQSPDEAQYADMPKNAIQSGYIDYVLKVAQIGENLESIIHIMPEPLMKITKLLEEKECLDIDKYKKETIMRRLNKRMMLTKCADLDEYFDYIQTHPDELYLLYQNILIGVTEFFRDKESFEVFKQHLEHYLLDKPDHYDLRIWSIACSTGEEAYSLAIIIDQIKKKLKKNFSVHIFATDIDEKALEIAKKGIYTKKLLEKIDKKIIKTYFSALDEGYKIKEFIRSQIVFTKHNILSDPPFIKQDIISCRNFLIYILPEVQQELFVLFHYALKDKGLLFLGSSESTLMSVDYFKALNQEHKVYVKEALQNPPRISSHYFSSHINTKQNQTGIKTSTLKDINIKEEITNTVFELFSHECIIVDTNFTIVYKQGSNPFLELGDGFVTLNIVENLKKELRYSVKKILKRTLKTATLHSTKFIEVKLDNKEQTFVKVIAAPFANKQNTPFILLYFQELNAHGLEFDTREIVLPNESYVVENLTNRVKELQEDYHALLDELSISKENMQLLNEELQRSNEELQSANEELETSNEELQSSNEELQVSIINEQKLQRQLALILNSTHDGIMGLDLEGRHTFVNAAALEMLGYTKDELLGKNAHRIWHHTKPDGSHYLFSECTLHTHLVDGLSVRKEDFFFKKDSTGFNVEVLQNPIIEEGKVKGAVLSFRDITEKKKLQQEAEYEHRLANLYVNTTGTLVMVLDLAGSVNMINNSGCELLGLPKEKIIGKNFIHNFIPKARQPENQNVFDSLISEKTDILKEYKNIIIDAQGKEHIISWRNNYIKDDNGTLTSLLSSGIDITDKEALTEKLFEQEHLYKLTFEEADIGIAHVSLDGRWIDTNEYLSKLLGYTKEEFQNMHVFDITFPQDRDTDMHMIEQLHKGEKKSYHIEKRYVHKNGNIIWVSLAVVLLLDEQKKPLYLLKIIRDISQLKLLMYQIEIEKNRFQRIIEFTPIPTMLYNTDGDILILNKIFQDNTGYTLEEIPTIDKMVEKLFVNEDADSIKSIKQYYKEPTKLPKQQQCITTKSKERRVGILDAVKLDEEGNSSEILYLIAIVDITDIQKKDELMVAQSRQAAMGDMLSMIAHQWRQPLSVISMVANNIQAQIELQRSVDAKSLHDLIHTLNEQTQYLSHTIDDFRNFFKPDKNREFIKIDVILEKLTHLIEKSLQNNAISLTLPKKSDIELCTYQNQLLQVLINIINNAKDAIKEHRAQDGNISIDVIKKKKEILLKICDNGGGIKPEILKKLGEPYVTSKSKNGTGLGIYMSRIIVEKHLGGRLSWESNSKGSCFYISLPKDTICES
- a CDS encoding B12-binding domain-containing radical SAM protein → MKIILTTLNSRFTHSAIGLRYLYANMQELKNNTNILEFSINDAIQTIAEKLLINKPDIIGIGVYIWNASEVHELIHIIKKVSPQTRIILGGPEVTYQPFRVNFDDADYIIQGEGDLAFYELCKKIINEEKVDKIIKMSAPNLKEIQLPYMYYTDDDIKNRYIYVEISRGCPFECEFCLSSMDEKVRAFELDEVLAEFEKLWERGARNFKFVDRTFNLNMKAANKILDFFLEKEPPYFAHFEVIPDHFPASLREKIKRFAPGALQLEIGIQTLNPVIANNISRQLKLDKIKDNIRFLENETTAHIHLDLIVGLPGESLESFGRNLDELMSMSSCEIQIGILKKLSGTQINRHDIEEGMVYSDIPPYDILKNNQLSFLDIQIMKRFARFWDLYYNSGNFKTSLLLLWQETSIYENFYAFGLWIYEQTDSTWKISLQRQGELLFSYLSEVKKLDRQNVADAMLEDMMKLKGRAVPAYLKPFADDFQTNAKLGTSGFNKRQQA
- a CDS encoding CZB domain-containing protein, whose product is MAQESNEVIHEFENTFSELNEQANSAHTTAIGIQNRLFTTLVKVDHILFKSNAYSTVLNEDADKEFPDHKHCRMGKWYLGIGQERFGNTSAFRKMDVPHATVHDNVAKNMAYVKEGSILKANHPQIITDNFRVMENASHELFKDLDLMLEEYEQKG
- a CDS encoding methyltransferase family protein, with translation MKSKILVGLQFFIIFLMILPLGTKTQHLYLGSLILIFGIIIGLLALKEHKSGNFNIRPDIKENCELVTSGIYTYVRHPMYLSVLLSMFGLAVIYFTYYEFALLVILLITLLVKLFYEESLWKCHNPAYIEYLQKTKRLLPFVF
- a CDS encoding metal ABC transporter permease: MSIVELLWPAFVLAIALVFIHSIFGLEIIKRGVIFTDLAIGQIAAIGMALSVAFMDSQYQNIMTLLFALLAAAIITWATKKVQKIEAFIGLLYALGISSIMLILAQSAEGTELFSKLSAADILFTSSDDLLKSLLLYGGVAFVMFIVYPRLSGVKKEFLFFVMLALTVTSSVQSAGVLVVFALLIAPSYAGLAQMKMNALLFACLFGSLSIILALFGSYYLDLPTGYAIIFVTVLFSLVFVIVSSIIKETQAKVNNEE
- a CDS encoding metal ABC transporter substrate-binding protein; amino-acid sequence: MRRIILLTVLLTNLAFASVKVDTTYSTAGAVAQKIGGDLVHVTVLGSPKYDPHFIVPKPSLISKLRRADLLIINGGGLELGWLPPLLRAANNAKIQNGAKGFLDMSHFVHMIDVPASISRAFGDVHAQGNPHYTTDPYVIVPMAKAIAQKLSQIDPQHQKSYEANLKKFTNEWQTYLNKLDAKMLTCKDKKVVQYHELFNYFLKRYNYKIYGTIEPLPGIAPSSKHTIELINIMRENGVKKILQDVYHERKTAQFIAAKTGAKVLIIPHDLGADGSKTLQEFYNKIANRICQ
- a CDS encoding HD domain-containing phosphohydrolase; the encoded protein is MINLKELQALAKKFKVLYVEDDISVQNALAEYLKNLFSQVTTANDGEEGLQTYKKGQYDIVITDLSMPKMNGIEMLQKIREINPSQAVLITTAHSGSDYMSQAIKIGVDGYIVKPFDYEQLNYELYKTSEKLEVMQENEAYKKTLQRMVEQKTAELSSMIHFQHDNYEKTLLAMVKLIEERDTYTAGHSQRVANYSKMIAKEMDCSEEECDQIYRAGILHDIGKIVTPDVVLLKPKKLNALEYKLIQEHPQVGYRLLANIPMYKDLADTVRDHHERCDGSGYPRGIEANEIDKLAKVMMIADTFDAMTTNRIYKGRKTCQEALDEIQSLGTSQYDSDAVKAALRVLKDVVIAEDINQLPHTEIEKERFAYFYKDSLTDLYNQSYLDVILSQNSYDIKYTKLHLLRLKNFSRYNKDSGWKKGDAVLEKIAKSLQRCFDLSMVFRIFGDDFAILDNGECNMTEIEQQIKEILAETIIESDMLELSLVAKKTITVDDLEKL